A region from the Rhodamnia argentea isolate NSW1041297 chromosome 7, ASM2092103v1, whole genome shotgun sequence genome encodes:
- the LOC115746848 gene encoding protein LIGHT-DEPENDENT SHORT HYPOCOTYLS 10-like, with the protein MSSERGKDLVEGSSRSPGSDSPATPSRYESQKRRDWNAFIQYLKNQRPPVPLSQCNYTHVLEFLRYLDQFGKTKVHIQGCMFYGQPEPPAPCTCPLKQAWGSLDALIGRLRAAYEENGGTPETNPFASGAIRVYLREVRDCQSKARGIPYKKKKKATNQTKGSEESSSGAVHFS; encoded by the exons ATGTCGAGCGAAAGGGGGAAGGACCTCGTTGAAGGGTCGTCGAGATCTCCCGGTAGCGATTCGCCAGCAACACCAAGCCGGTACGAGTCACAGAAAAGAAGAGATTGGAATGCCTTCATTCAGTACCTGAAGAACCAAAGGCCCCCAGTTCCACTCTCACAGTGCAACTACACTCATGTTCTTGAATTCCTCCGCTATCTCGATCAGTTTG GCAAGACTAAAGTTCACATCCAAGGATGCATGTTCTATGGGCAGCCGGAGCCGCCGGCTCCGTGTACGTGCCCGCTCAAGCAAGCATGGGGAAGCCTCGATGCACTCATCGGGAGGCTCCGAGCCGCCTACGAGGAGAACGGAGGGACCCCAGAAACAAACCCCTTCGCTAGTGGCGCCATCCGAGTTTATCTCCGAGAAGTGAGGGATTGCCAATCTAAGGCGAGGGGGATTCcatataagaagaagaagaaggcaacGAATCAAACCAAGGGGAGCGAGGAATCGAGCTCTGGCGCCGTGCACTTCTCTTGA